From the genome of Pseudomonas helvetica:
GTCATGGCGCAGCCTCAGACGATGGGTTGGTGGACGGTGACCAGTTTGGTGCCGTCGGGAAAGGTCGCCTCGACCTGGATCTCCGGGATCATTTCCGGGATGCCTTCCATCACTTGCTCGCGGTTCAGCAGGGTGGTGCCGTAGTGCATCAGTTCGGCGACCGTCTGGCCGTCACGCGCGCCTTCGAGCAGCGCCGCGGAGATGTAGGCCATCGCTTCCGGGTAATTGAGTTTCACGCCACGGGCCAAACGCCGCTCAGCGACCAGGCCGGCGGTGAAGATCAGCAGCTTGTCTTTTTCGCGTGGGGTCAGGTCCATCGTTAAAAATCCGTATTGGGCAGTTAAAAATTCACTCGATCTGTAGGAGCAAGGCTTGCCCGCGATGAACGATTACGCGGTCTTCCAGTCGAACCGCGCGGCCCCCATCGCGGGCAAGCCTTGCTCCTACAGGTATGTGTGTTCAGGTGCTCCAGATTCTGGGGGGGACTGCTTCGCGGCCGAGCAGGGCCGGGCGCAGCAACTTCCACAAATCAATCAGCCAACCTCGCGCCAACAGCGCTTCACTGGCCAGGCAACGGGCGACTAACAGCCCCGGCAGTTGCGTCAGATCCCCGCGCACGTCATTGGGCAGCGAGCGACAGGT
Proteins encoded in this window:
- the ureA gene encoding urease subunit gamma: MDLTPREKDKLLIFTAGLVAERRLARGVKLNYPEAMAYISAALLEGARDGQTVAELMHYGTTLLNREQVMEGIPEMIPEIQVEATFPDGTKLVTVHQPIV